From the genome of Paenibacillus sp.:
GAATCTTGAACTTTAACGTCAAGAATGTATTCAGCAGTCCCCCGATCACATACACCGAAAAGATCCAGGAAAGCTTCGCTTCGTCGGACAACCCCGCGCTCTCGGCTGCTTGAATTAATAACATGGCGCCCCCGGTACAAGCCAACAGCGCGGACACGATCCCGGTCGTAAGAAACTTCATCCTGTCGCCTCCCCTCGCTAGTCTCTTATGCAACCTTGGCGTAAGGATCCTGAATACATAGTAACGGAACTCGAGCTTCCCGTCGCCATCCGCTCCGCCGCTTCTTCTCCCCGTCCAAATTCGGCTTGAATCAAGAAACAGCGGCAGACAAATCAAGGGCCCCCGGCTACGCGTCGAACGCCTTCATCGCTCTTCGCAGCTCGCGCACCGACGGCAGCTTGCCGTACATCAGCACGCCGGTGCGGTAAATTTTCGCGGCCAGCCAGCCCATGCCGAACACCGCCGCAGCGGAGATGGCGATCGAGAGCGCGATTTCCCACGGCGCCGGGTCCGTGAGGCCGATGCGCAGGAACATCACGAGCGGCGAGAAGAACGGCACGAACGACATGACGACGATGAACGGCGAGGTGGCGTTCGTCAGCCCGTACATCGCCACGAAGAACGCCCCGATAATGAGCAGCGTCACCGGCATAATCACTTGGCCAACTTCCTCCGTCCGGCTGACGAGCGAGCCGACGGCGGCGAACGCCGTCGAGTAAATGAAATACCCGAGGAAGTAGAAAATTACAAAGTATACAAGCAGCATCGGATCGATGTCCGTCAGGCGCAATTGGAGGCCCGTCAGCAGCGGGTTGCTGTTCTGCGACAGCGTCAAGTTCGCCGCGCCGACGGCCAAGAAGAACAGCAGCTGCGTCAGGCCGACGAAGCTGATGCCGATGATTTTGCCGAACATCTGGATGAGAGGCGACACGCTGGAAACGAGCAGCTCCATGACGCGCGAGCTTTTCTCCGCCGTGATCGAGGTGGCGACGGTGTTACCGTATCCGATGACGCCCATATATAGCAGGAACAAGAGCACGTATACAAGCCCGAAGGCAAGCTGAATTTCCGAGCTGCTCTTCCCTTCGTCGCTCGACGTCAGCTGAACCGGCGCAATGTCCACGGGGGCGAACAGCTTCGCGGCTTGCTCCTCGGTCAGCCCGATGCCGTCCTTCGCGGCTTTCTGGCTCGCCGCCTGCAGGGCGGCCGCCAAGTCGCCGACGACAAGCGGCAGCGCGTCTTTCGACCTGTACGCGAAGGCGGGTATGCCGTTCGCATTCGTCTCGCCGGTCGGCACGAGGTACCCCTCCAGCTCCTTCGCTTCGACGCCCTGTCTCGCCTCCTCTTCGGAAGCGGCGGCCACGACGACGACGGCCGGTTCCGCGGCGGTACCCTCGAAGTACGCATTCATCGCGTCGAGCAGCGCCGAGTTCTCGTGCACGAGGGCGACCCGTTTCGGCCCGTCGTCCTCGGAGATTGCCGCCATCATCGACGGCAAATGGCTCAACGCCGTCAAGATAACGGCGAAAATCGCCGTCGATATGAGGAAAGACCGCTGTTTGACGGCGTTCCCGTATGTAAATTTAATGACGGTCAACAGCTTATTCATGTCGGTTCGCTCCTTGGATCGTCCGGATGAAAATGTCATGCAATGACGGCTCGTTCATTTCGAAACGGGTCACGACGTTCGCAGCCGCCGCATGATGCAGCACCCGCTGCGCCGCCGCTTCGTCGGTCACGCGGATGTCGTAGCCGTTCTCGTGCGCCTTCACGCTCAGCACGCCGTCGATGCGCTCCAATCCTTCCATCGGACGCGCCGTCGCCAGCGTCACTCGCTCCTTCGGAAACCGGCTCTTGATGCTGCGCAGGTCGCCCTGCAGCACCGCCCTGGAGCGATCGAGCACGGTGACGCTGCGGCACAGCTCCTCCACATGCTCCATTCGGTGGCTGGAGAAGACGATCGTCTTCCCTTCGTCCCGAAGCGAGGCGATCGTTTCTTTGAGCAGCTCCACGTTTACCGGGTCGAGCCCGCTGAACGCCTCGTCCAAAATCAAATAATCGGGGTTATGGATGACGGCCGCGATGAATTGGATTTTTTGCTGGTTGCCTTTGGACAGCTCCTCCACCTTGCGCCCGTAATGCTCAGGCACGCCGAATCGGTCCAGCCACTCCTTCAAAGCGCGATCCGCCGCAGACCGCTTGACGCCGCGCAGCTCCGCCAAATACAAAATTTGATCGCTGACCTTCACCTTCGGGTACAGCCCTCGTTCTTCCGGCAAATAGCCGAAGCGGCATTTCAGATGTTTCGAATACGGCTCTCCTCCGTACGAAATCGTCCCTTCATCCGGGAAAATGAGCCCGAGAATCATCCGCATCGTCGTCGTTTTGCCGGCGCCGTTCGCACCGATCAGCCCGTATATTTCGCCCGGCTCCGCCTCGAACGAAACGCCGTCCACCGCCGTTTTGTCCCCGTACCGCTTGACAACTTGCGTTAGCCGCAGCCGCTGCATCTCGTTTTACACGCTCCCGTTTTGGTTTTGTTCCATCAAGTGCCATAAGATGTCTTCCAGCTCGACCGCCCGCATTTCGAGCGGCGGCGTTCCGCGCAGGCGCAGCTCCGCTTCCGCGCGTTCCGCCTCCCGCGTCACGATCCGGACGACGTCGGCGCGGGCCGTCGGTTCGGCCGATACGACGCCGGGCAGCTGGCGGACGCGTTCCGCGTCGTCCTGCACCCACATCGTTTTCCACTCCGCAAGCAAACTATCTTTCTCATATACCCCGATCATCTGACCTTGGTACATAAATACGATCACGTCGGCGAGCCGCCGCACTTCCTCCATGCTGTGCGTGGCGATGAACGCCGTGCGGTTCCCCGGCTCCATGTAACGCTGCATTTCGTCGATCATAATGCGCCATGCGAACGGATCGAGGCCCGAAGACGGTTCGTCCAGCAGCAGCAGCTCGGGATCGCGGGAGAGGGCCAGCGCGAAGTCGAGCCGTTTCGCCGTGCCGGCCGACAGCTCCTTCAGCTTCTTGTCCGGTTCCAGCTCCAATCGTTCGACGAGGCGCTTCCATGTCGGTTCGTCCCACGACGGGTACCACCGGGCGACGAACTTGCCCCATTGCTCCACCGTCATTTGGTCGTCAAGCGGCGCGAACGGCTCGGCCGCGTAGCCGATGCGCGCTTTCGCAGCCGCGTCGTTGGCCGGATCCAGCGGTTCGCCGAACAAGCGCACTTCTCCGCGGTCCGGTCGGATCAGACCCATCAGCGTGCGGAACAGCGTCGATTTGCCCGATCCGTTCGGTCCGACCAGCGCGGCGACCATGCCGCTTTCTACCGCTAAGTCGATCGGGCCGAGGCGAAAGCTTCCGCGCCGCTTTTCGACCTGATGCAGCTCTAATACCGGCGTCATTTCAGTTCCTCCCTTTCGTATACGCGGCGCAGCGCCTGCTCGAACGCCTCCCGGATATCCCGTTCGGGAAGCCCGGACAGCTTGATCCTCTCGAGCGCCTGCGTTAACGTTTCGCGCACGGCTTCAAGCCGGTAGCGGCCTTTCCGCTCGCTTTCCACCTCGGCTACGAACGTTCCGGTTCCTTGCCTCGTCTTGACGAGCCCCTCGTTTTCCAAGTCGTGGTATACCCGGCGAATCGTAATGACGCTGCATTCCGTCGAGACCGCGAGCTCTCGGATCGAGGGCAGCATCGTGCCGGCCGGCAGCTGTTCGCTCAGGATGAGCGATTTGATTTGCGCGGCGATTTGGTGATAGAGCGGTTCCGCGCTGTCATGCGAGACGCGAATCGGCAATGGCATGCCCGTCACCGCCCCTCATGCGAAATCCCTGCCGAGCAGCGACCGCTTCAGCCGCTGCCGCATCCACCGATGCGCGAGCGCGGCCGCGGCCAACGCGAGAAGCGGCCAGACTTTGCGCCCGCTGCCTTCCATCGCCCCGCCGACCGCGAAGGCGATCGATTGCCCCGTCGTCAGCGCGAGCGCGACGACCGCGGCGATGAGGAACGTTATCGCTGCGATTGACAGCCACAGGTACCTTTTGCCGCTGGTCCCCCACTCTGCAAGGACAAACCACCCGCTGCAGACGTTGCCGAATGCGAACCAAACGAGGACAAAAGCAATGAACGCGGTGGCGTCCAGCGTCTTCGCCCAGTCGCTTGCCGCATAGAACGCGCCGAAGAAGGCGATCGTCGAAATGGGAGAAATCAAGAGAATTTGGATCGACCGGCTCCAAGCGAGCGTCTCGACCGGAATCGGCAGCGAGCGGAGCACCGCCAACGTTTTCGTGAACGAGTCGTTGCGCCAATACGGGTTATTCAAATATCCCTTGGAGTAAATAAAGCCTACCGCCGACATGAACGTGACCAAGATAATGTCCGACATGACGGTCAGCGTCGACTCCTCTTGCGCTCGATTCAACAACATTCCCGCGATCCCGCCGTACACCGCGTAAAACACTAAAGTAAACACAAATCCGGCTCTCGCATAACGCCACTGGCTTTTCACGAGGAATAACGCATCCTGCAGCATTCTGTCTCTCCTCTCGCTTGTACAGAAGCTCACCCTGTATGTATGTGTGTATATCTATATACACAGTAGCATTCCAGCTTTTGCATTGTCAATAGCTGGTTTCCTCGCTAAGTAAGTCATGCGTGCCGAATGCGGTATCCCGTAACTCGCTGCCTGCCGCCGTTCGGCTCCAGCCATCCTTCGCACGCGAGCTTGCGCAACCATTCCGAAGCGGTATGACTGCTAATCTCGAATGCTTGGGCGACATCCTTCGGCCGCACGTAACCGCCTTGACGCAGCGCGATGCGTACGATTCGCTGCTTCCGGTAATGCCAGATGCCCGCGCCTTCCTCCGCCAATCCTCCTGTCCTCAAGTAATGCCACCTGCCGAG
Proteins encoded in this window:
- a CDS encoding ABC transporter permease, encoding MNKLLTVIKFTYGNAVKQRSFLISTAIFAVILTALSHLPSMMAAISEDDGPKRVALVHENSALLDAMNAYFEGTAAEPAVVVVAAASEEEARQGVEAKELEGYLVPTGETNANGIPAFAYRSKDALPLVVGDLAAALQAASQKAAKDGIGLTEEQAAKLFAPVDIAPVQLTSSDEGKSSSEIQLAFGLVYVLLFLLYMGVIGYGNTVATSITAEKSSRVMELLVSSVSPLIQMFGKIIGISFVGLTQLLFFLAVGAANLTLSQNSNPLLTGLQLRLTDIDPMLLVYFVIFYFLGYFIYSTAFAAVGSLVSRTEEVGQVIMPVTLLIIGAFFVAMYGLTNATSPFIVVMSFVPFFSPLVMFLRIGLTDPAPWEIALSIAISAAAVFGMGWLAAKIYRTGVLMYGKLPSVRELRRAMKAFDA
- a CDS encoding ABC transporter ATP-binding protein, whose amino-acid sequence is MQRLRLTQVVKRYGDKTAVDGVSFEAEPGEIYGLIGANGAGKTTTMRMILGLIFPDEGTISYGGEPYSKHLKCRFGYLPEERGLYPKVKVSDQILYLAELRGVKRSAADRALKEWLDRFGVPEHYGRKVEELSKGNQQKIQFIAAVIHNPDYLILDEAFSGLDPVNVELLKETIASLRDEGKTIVFSSHRMEHVEELCRSVTVLDRSRAVLQGDLRSIKSRFPKERVTLATARPMEGLERIDGVLSVKAHENGYDIRVTDEAAAQRVLHHAAAANVVTRFEMNEPSLHDIFIRTIQGANRHE
- a CDS encoding ABC transporter ATP-binding protein, which produces MTPVLELHQVEKRRGSFRLGPIDLAVESGMVAALVGPNGSGKSTLFRTLMGLIRPDRGEVRLFGEPLDPANDAAAKARIGYAAEPFAPLDDQMTVEQWGKFVARWYPSWDEPTWKRLVERLELEPDKKLKELSAGTAKRLDFALALSRDPELLLLDEPSSGLDPFAWRIMIDEMQRYMEPGNRTAFIATHSMEEVRRLADVIVFMYQGQMIGVYEKDSLLAEWKTMWVQDDAERVRQLPGVVSAEPTARADVVRIVTREAERAEAELRLRGTPPLEMRAVELEDILWHLMEQNQNGSV
- a CDS encoding GntR family transcriptional regulator, producing the protein MPLPIRVSHDSAEPLYHQIAAQIKSLILSEQLPAGTMLPSIRELAVSTECSVITIRRVYHDLENEGLVKTRQGTGTFVAEVESERKGRYRLEAVRETLTQALERIKLSGLPERDIREAFEQALRRVYEREELK